Proteins encoded together in one Gammaproteobacteria bacterium window:
- the rodA gene encoding rod shape-determining protein RodA, with amino-acid sequence MGDTLQNLLRVDFPLLGAIALLSALGFLILYSAADENMALLMRQGVRLGAGLIVLIVLSRIPPDRLSLWSPWIYGAGLILLLWVLFAGESGNGAQRWLDLGVIRFQPSEVMKLAVPMVLAWYFSEKSLPPGIKQLGVAAAIVAAPAVPIAIQPDLGTALLVCAAGLFVIFFAGISWRLILIHGVLTAAAAPLLWHFMHDYQRIRVLTLLDPERDPLGSGYHIIQSKIAIGSGGVYGKGWLNGSQSQLDFIPERSTDFIFSVFGEEFGFLGALGLMIVYGFVVLRGLYIACRAPDTYSRLLAGGLSMSFFVYFFVNIGMVSGVLPVVGVPLPLISYGGTSLVTLMAAFGILMSIQSHRRLLTR; translated from the coding sequence ATGGGGGACACGCTTCAGAATTTGTTGCGCGTCGATTTCCCGTTGCTCGGCGCCATTGCGCTGCTCTCGGCGCTCGGATTCCTGATCCTGTATAGTGCCGCCGACGAGAATATGGCACTACTCATGCGTCAGGGTGTTCGACTGGGTGCCGGTCTCATCGTGCTGATCGTATTGTCGCGCATTCCGCCCGACAGGCTATCCCTTTGGTCGCCCTGGATCTACGGGGCGGGATTGATCCTGCTCCTCTGGGTGCTGTTCGCAGGCGAGAGCGGCAACGGCGCGCAGCGGTGGCTGGATCTCGGCGTAATCCGGTTTCAGCCCTCGGAGGTCATGAAGCTCGCGGTGCCAATGGTGCTGGCCTGGTATTTTTCCGAGAAGTCCCTGCCGCCGGGAATCAAGCAGCTTGGTGTCGCGGCGGCGATCGTCGCGGCACCGGCCGTGCCGATCGCCATTCAGCCGGATCTCGGCACGGCGCTGCTGGTCTGCGCCGCGGGACTGTTCGTGATTTTCTTCGCCGGCATCAGCTGGCGCCTGATCCTGATCCACGGTGTCCTGACGGCGGCGGCCGCCCCGCTGTTGTGGCACTTCATGCACGACTATCAGCGCATCCGGGTCCTCACCCTGCTGGACCCGGAACGCGATCCTCTCGGCTCGGGTTACCACATCATTCAGTCCAAGATCGCGATCGGATCCGGGGGGGTTTACGGCAAGGGCTGGTTGAACGGCTCGCAGTCGCAACTCGATTTCATCCCCGAGCGGTCTACGGACTTCATTTTTTCAGTTTTCGGCGAGGAATTCGGTTTTCTGGGCGCCCTCGGCCTGATGATCGTCTATGGGTTCGTCGTCCTGAGGGGCCTGTACATCGCATGCCGTGCCCCGGACACCTATTCGAGGCTTCTGGCCGGCGGGCTCAGCATGTCCTTCTTCGTCTATTTCTTCGTCAATATCGGGATGGTCTCCGGCGTTCTGCCCGTAGTGGGTGTGCCCCTGCCGCTGATCAGCTACGGAGGAACGTCGCTGGTGACCCTGATGGCCGCATTCGGTATCCTGATGTCCATTCAATCACACCGCCGGTTGCTGACACGTTGA